A window of Amphiprion ocellaris isolate individual 3 ecotype Okinawa chromosome 12, ASM2253959v1, whole genome shotgun sequence contains these coding sequences:
- the igf2r gene encoding cation-independent mannose-6-phosphate receptor isoform X2 has translation MFFPGKSTRCAPLKLALWFLACLGCLLVRSGAEGDGSLWYQDLCSYKWEAIDQDNRVKYTLKLCESSPSTSCGPGVAVCAQDLTTNVKESVGDLSLQRISHTVLDYNNTKKCPGSNNNIQTSISFQCGKTMGTPEFVAISQCVHYFEWKTYTVCKKDKFKPHKEVPCYVFDSDGKKHDLNPLIKVNDGYLVDDGDDTIDFYINICRSLNRPEKSCPEGSAACLITSQGSFSMGSPTSPLELVSDDSLRLQYEVSADSPRPEICKGHTPAVTITFTCPSRRHSGSTPKMIAESNCRYEVEWVTEYACHRDYLESHTCKLTSEQHDISIDLTPLTLSSTDNPYNAHSGSSDGPESYIYYLNVCGKIHPDVCGDELFISSCQVKKSTEMSKVAGRYQNQTLRYSDGDLTLIYPDGSKCSSGFQRMTIINFECNKTASNGGRGNPVFAGETDCTYYFNWETAFACVKEKEDLLCRVRDGNKHYDLSPLSRYPGSGDSDNWEAVDAKSDSRYFLNVCHKVIQSGGAAGCPVNASICAVDKNHGAISLGSFLSSPQKTKIGNDIRLVYTDGSFCISRKTRIQTILTLKCKPGDLESAPVLRSISADQCVYELEWYTAAACVLSKRQGDDCKVEDPQAGFSFDLSPLSKPDGGFYNLTSGNYDYYINVCGRVKAATCPDKAGACQVEKSSWSLGEANSRLSYYDGLIQLTYSNGSEYNNQQHTLRSTLISFLCDPTAGPGKPEFQVEDKYTYNFRWYTSYACPERPHECLVTDPNTLEQYDLSSLSRSTSSRNWQAMDLSDTKNVKKYYINVCRPINPILGCDHDASVCQMKYITEQGSPKEVVSVSNMGVSKRGPIIEGRDRLLLEFTDGSACMSDGQKLSYTTRIHLVCSRGTTSMGPRFLMEQNCTANFMWETRAACAIKTTKNNNCSVVDPNTGFEFNLQLLASKTGYKTKGNNKDFLVNICSDVAECGPGVAGCELEDGIPLSPVGVEKTLQYSTDGNLQLTYKGPLDDPTATRDTFTIIFVCDPNSQHGSLKMIQENVGTSPDHVVHDVLFEFSTALVCMPAPVDCRITDSHGNEYDLSHLIRNGDDSPWIPINTDGATSRNFYINVCKPLPTLKDCPVGPLGACGVIDGKSYNLGYVQSSPQVADDGSISIVYQNGDQCDSSSHFSTRILFQCDDNPGSPMFDRKDGCEYVFIWRTSEACPIRKSQGVDCRVRDPKSGYEFDLNSLKDKDYPVTNEKYTYHLSVCSALQKDICTHTDTGIESVSSCQVDGENHKIAGMANQVLSYVGDQIILNYTNGETCHKIYQRSTEIYFSCHPDKHPGKPEFIKETPDCTYMFSWPTALACVPVKITSCSYNDDQGHSYDLSPLAMDSKNWELSTEGTNKRFYINVCRSLVQQGGSWKCPSSAASCMKVGDEYVSLGEVQSSPTWDRNVLKLQYTSGQLCPDGSRHRSTIIRFKCDKDKVDSRPTLISEIEDCVYTFLWSTAAACPLNSTQHDDCRVTNPATGHLFDLNSLMKEGGYTVYDHEEHRKMFRMNICGNVTNAGCSPGTAVCIKDTSSAVSGGQVSRKLSYKDHVLELSYEGGSPCPANPNLKHNTIIHFICRPPNMGSAPPEPVLIDSNSETCTHFFSFHTPLVCEQPVTCSVQNGSALIDLTPLIHISGYYTATDEAVDQSDDSSDFYINICQPLNPIPRVTCPPGAAVCMDPVNGPPVDIGRTTSGPELNSATGEVSITYHSSTKCAADPSQTYTSTIIFTCQRGLELGSPQMLRLQKCVYLFEWATPVVCSDASHTSGCQLTDSQLQFTFNLTSLTGEVQVNGSSSMYHINVCGSVAEPACKQSAVCQVSGSGSDKSASSFGISKAMTMVFKHEEQAVLMQYGGGDPCPPATGKRQSSILFTCDQSAGRGSPQLLSETAGCSATFQWRTSAVCPPRKMECKLVSQHQTFDLRTLSSLTEPWKFSHKGDSYFINLCQGIHGGVIGCPEGATVCRRSAAGKAQTLGRVYTQTMSYTDGKISVSYSAGDDVCGNGMKAKTVIQLSCGSTVGHPALIRVDEASCEFVIGWETRSACAVKQREVEMVNGTIQVPDTGASISLGALYFSHHQASGDIRPNGDRYIYHIQLSGLKNNSLPKCVGANICQVKLNGPTRRKIGSSDRAKYYIKGGNLDVIVPSDSECGREKTKMVSSTIMFHCNPSAGVGIPEFMLETDECQYLFVWHTNAVCVLTTVDSESSDDGIEAPALSRRSQAVGGVLSLLLVGLTVCLLGLLLHKRERRELVIQKVAGCCRRGNQVSYKYSKVNMDEEGGEEEMEWLMEELEAPPISSSSQHSRGNHGNGHIKTKLVNTDGLRSFSLDEQEDDSEDEVLSVPGVRVVKSSGLSRHSAAHRSAFLQEESDEDLVGLLDESDRKRKSSKPRSSGLNHGNNSEANRKRDEDDSDEDLLRV, from the exons TTCAAGCCACATAAAGAG GTACCATGCTATGTGTTTGACTCGGATGGTAAGAAGCATGACCTCAACCCTCTGATCAAAGTGAACGATGGCTATCTGGTGGACGACGGTGATGACACCATCGACTTCTACATCAACATCTGCCGCAGTCTTA ACCGTCCAGAAAAATCCTGTCCAGAGGGTTCTGCAGCTTGTCTCATCACCAGTCAGGGCTCCTTCAGCATGGGCTCTCCTACCAGTCCACTAGAACTTGTGTCAGATGACAG CCTCAGGTTACAGTATGAAGTAAGTGCCGACTCGCCTCGTCCAGAAATATGTAAAGGACACACACCTGCTGTTACCATCACTTTCACCTGTCCGTCAAGAAGACATTCG GGCAGCACTCCCAAGATGATCGCAGAGTCGAACTGTCGTTATGAGGTGGAGTGGGTGACTGAATATGCTTGTCACAGGGACTATCTGGAGAGCCATACCTGCAAACTGACCAGTGAACAGCATGACATCTCCATAGACCTAACACCTCTCACTTTAAGCT ctACAGACAATCCATACAATGCACACTCTGGGAGCAGTGACGGACCTGAAAGTTACATCTACTACCTGAATGTGTGTGGAAAGATCcatcctgatgtgtgtggcgacgAGCTATTTATATCGTCCTGTCAGGTGAAGAAGTCCACAGAAATGAGTAAGGTGGCTGGAAGATATCAGAACCAGACACTACG TTATTCCGATGGAGATCTGACTCTGATCTATCCAGATGGCAGCAAATGCTCCTCAGGCTTCCAGAGAATGACCATCATCAATTTTGAGTGCAACAAGACTGCAT CCAATGGTGGGCGAGGGAATCCAGTGTTTGCAGGCGAGACGGACTGCACATATTACTTTAACTGGGAGACGGCTTTCGCCTGCGTCAAGGAGAAGGAGGATCTGCTGTGTCGGGTCAGAGATGGCAACAAACACTATGACCTTTCACCTCTTTCAAGATACCCTG gGTCAGGTGACAGTGACAACTGGGAGGCAGTGGATGCCAAGTCTGACTCACGTTACTTCCTTAATGTCTGCCACAAAGTCATTCAGTCAGGAGGTGCTGCTGGCTGCCCCGTCAATGCCTCCATCTGTGCCGTGG ATAAGAATCATGGTGCCATCAGCCTGGGCAGcttcctctcatctcctcaGAAGACTAAAATAGGAAATGACATCAGGCTGGTGTACACTGATGGAAGTTTTTGCATCAGTAGAAAGACAAGGATCCAAACTATCTTGACTCTCAAATGCAAACCAG ggGATCTCGAGAGCGCTCCTGTCCTTCGTAGCATTTCGGCTGATCAATGTGTTTATGAGTTGGAGTGGTACACTGCTGCTGCCTGCGTCCTCTCGAAGAGGCAAGGAGACGACTGCAAGGTGGAGGACCCTCAGGCTG gGTTCTCTTTTGACCTGTCACCTCTCTCCAAACCTGACGGTGGCTTCTACAACCTGACCAGTGGAAATTATGATTACTACATCAATGTCTGTGGTCGAGTCAAAGCTGCCACGTGTCCTGATAAGGCCGGAGCCTGCCAGGTGGAAAAGAG TTCTTGGAGTCTTGGAGAAGCAAACTCCCGTCTGTCCTACTACGACGGCCTGATCCAGCTGACCTACAGCAATGGCTCTGAGTACAACAATCAACAACACACCCTCAGATCCACTCTTATCTCTTTCCTCTGTGACCCAACAGCTGGACCTGGCAAACCTGAATTTCAG GTTGAAGACAAGTACACATACAACTTCCGCTGGTACACATCTTACGCATGTCCAGAAAGGCCTCATGAGTGTTTAGTGACAGATCCTAACACTCTTGAACAGTATGATTTATCCAG CCTATCACGCTCCACCTCTAGCAGAAACTGGCAGGCAATGGATTTGTCTGACACCAAGAACGTAAAGAAGTACTACATCAACGTATGTCGGCCTATCAACCCTATACTGGGCTGTGACCATGATGCATCTGTCTGCCAGATGAAGTACATAACCGAGCAG GGCTCTCCGAAGGAGGTTGTGTCAGTCAGTAACATGGGTGTTTCCAAGCGAGGACCGATCATCGAGGGACGGGACCGGCTGCTGCTGGAGTTCACAGACGGCTCTGCCTGCATGTCAGACGGCCAGAAACTCTCATACACAACACGCATCCATCTAGTCTGCTCCAGAGGAACTACA TCTATGGGACCACGATTCCTGATGGAACAGAACTGCACTGCCAACTTCATGTGGGAGACCAGGGCTGCCTGTGCCATCAAAACCACCAAGAACAAT AACTGTTCCGTGGTGGACCCCAACACTGGCTTTGAGTTCAACCTTCAGCTTTTGGCTTCTAAGACTGGATACAAGACAAAAGGGAATAACAAGGACTTCCTG GTAAATATCTGCTCAGATGTAGCAGAATGTGGACCGGGTGTGGCTGGCTGTGAGCTGGAGGATGGGATTCCATTAAGCCCAGTCGGGGTGGAGAAGACCCTCCAGTACTCCACTGACGGAAACCTCCAACTAACATATAAGGGACCCCTAGACGATCCTACTG CAACTCGGGACACCTTCACCATTATCTTTGTGTGTGACCCAAACTCCCAACATGGCTCATTAAAAATGATACAAGAGAACGTGGGTACGTCACCTGACCATGTGGTCCATGACGTCCTCTTTGAGTTCTCCACTGCACTGGTCTGCATGCCTGCTCCAGTTGACTGCAGGATCACTG ATTCCCATGGTAATGAGTATGACCTGAGTCACCTGATTCGGAATGGAGACGACAGCCCCTGGATTCCTATAAACACCGATGGGGCCACATCACGAAACTTCTACATCAACGTCTGCAAACCTCTTCCAACTCTGAAGGACTGTCCAG TGGGTCCTTTGGGTGCTTGTGGTGTGATCGATGGGAAAAGTTACAACCTGGGATATGTCCAGTCGAGCCCGCAAGTGGCAGACGACGGTTCCATCAGCATTGTGTACCAGAACGGAGATCAGTGTGATTCCTCATCCCACTTCTCAACACGCATCCTCTTCCAGTGTGATGACAACCCA GGCTCTCCCATGTTTGATCGTAAAGATGGGTGTGAATATGTCTTCATCTGGAGGACATCCGAGGCCTGCCCTATCAGGAAGTCCCAAG GTGTTGACTGTCGGGTTCGTGACCCGAAGAGTGGCTACGAGTTCGACCTGAACTCTCTGAAGGACAAAGATTACCCTGTCACGAATGAGAAATACACCTACCACCTGTCGGTCTGCAGTGCGCTCCAGAAAGACATTTgcacccacacagacacaggcaTTGAATCTGTGTCTTCCTGCCAAGTGGATGGAGAAAACCACAAGATTGCAG GAATGGCAAACCAGGTTCTCAGCTATGTGGGAGACCAGATCATCCTGAACTACACCAATGGAGAGACCTGTCATAAAATTTACCAAAGATCCACAGAGATCTACTTCTCCTGCCACCCTGACAAGCATCCT GGAAAACCAGAGTTCATTAAAGAGACTCCAGATTGCACCTACATGTTCAGCTGGCCCACTGCGCTGGCCTGTGTCCCAGTCAAAATCACCAGCTGCTCCTACAA tgatgATCAGGGCCACTCCTATGACCTCTCCCCTCTGGCTATGGACTCTAAGAATTGGGAACTATCTACTGAGGGCACGAACAAACGGTTTTACATCAATGTCTGCAGGTCGCTGGTGCAGCAGGGAG GTTCATGGAAGTGTCCGTCCAGTGCAGCGTCCTGTATGAAGGTTGGGGATGAGTATGTGAGTCTGGGGGAGGTGCAGTCCAGTCCTACATGGGACAGAAATGTCCTGAAGCTGCAGTACACCAGTGGCCAGCTTTGTCCAGATGGAAGCCGCCACAGGAGCACCATCATCCGCTTCAAGTGTGACAAAGACAAAGTG GATTCCCGGCCTACTCTGATCTCTGAGATTGAAGACTGTGTGTACACCTTCCTGTGGTCAACAGCTGCTGCCTGCCCTCTAAACAGCACCCAGCATGACGACTGCAGAGTAACCAACCCTGCTACAG GTCATTTGTTTGACCTGAACTCCTTGATGAAGGAAGGGGGTTACACTGTGTACGATCATGAAGAACACAGGAAGATGTTCCGTAtgaacatctgtggaaatgTGACCAACGCAGGATGCAGCCCTGGAACTG CTGTGTGTATTAAGGATACCAGTTCTGCAGTCAGTGGCGGTCAGGTGAGCAGGAAACTCTCGTATAAGGATCATGTTCTGGAGCTTTCGTATGAAGGAGGAAGTCCCTGCCCAGCAAACCCCAAcctcaaacacaacacaatcaTCCATTTCATCTGCAG gCCACCTAATATGGGCTCAGCCCCCCCAGAGCCAGTCCTCATTGACTCAAACTCTGAAACCTGCACACATTTCTTCTCTTTCCACACACCCCTGGTCTGTGAACAGCCT GTAACATGTTCAGTCCAGAATGGCTCTGCTTTGATAGACCTGACTCCCCTGATTCATATCAGTGGATACTACACAGCAACAG ATGAAGCAGTGGACCAAAGTGATGACTCTTCAGACTTTTATATCAACATCTGTCAGCCATTAAACCCCATCCCTAGGGTCACCTGCCCACCTGGAGCAGCCGTCTGTATGGATCCTGTTAATGGACCACCAGTG GATATCGGGCGGACTACCAGCGGTCCGGAGCTCAACAGTGCAACAGGTGAAGTGTCCATCACCTACCATAGCTCCACCAAGTGTGCAGCTGACCCTTCACAGACCTACACTTCAACCATCATCTTCACCTGCCAGAGAGGCCTGGAGCTG GGCTCTCCACAAATGCTGAGACTGCAGAAATGTGTCTATTTATTTGAGTGGGCGACCCCTGTAGTCTGTTCAGATGCTTCTCACACCAGCGGTTGCCAGCTTACCGACTCTCAGCTTCAGTTTACCTTTAACCTGACGTCCCTCACTGGTGAAGTCCAG GTAAACGGGAGCTCCAGCATGTATCACATCAATGTCTGTGGCTCAGTAGCAGAACCGGCTTGTAAGCAGAGCGCAGTTTGCCAAGtgtctggttctggttcagaCAAGTCAGCTTCATCATTTGGCATCAGCAAGGCCATGACAATGGTCTTCAAACATGAAGAGCAGGCTGTGCTGATGCAGTATGGTGGAGGAGATCCCTGCCCACCTG CCACTGGTAAACGTCAGTCCTCTATATTGTTTACCTGCGACCAGTCTGCAGGCCGTGGTTCCCCACAGCTGCTCTCAGAGACAGCCGGGTGTTCAGCCACTTTCCAGTGGCGTACCAGTGCTGTTTGTCCCCCGAGGAAGATGGAGTGTAAGCTGGTGAGCCAGCATCAGACGTTTGATCTCCGAACCCTGTCCTCCCTCACTGAGCCATGGAAGTTCAGCCACAAAGGAGATTC GTATTTCATCAACCTGTGTCAGGGTATCCACGGTGGAGTCATTGGCTGTCCAGAAGGAGCAACCGTGTGCCGACGCTCAGCAGCAGGAAAGGCTCAGACCCTGGGCAGAGTCTACACTCAGACAATGAGCTACACTG ACGGAAAGATCTCTGTCAGCTATTCAGCAGGAGATGATGTCTGTGGCAACGGCATGAAGGCCAAGACAGTGATCCAGCTGAGTTGTGGTTCCACAGTTGGACACCCAGCACTCATCAG GGTTGATGAGGCATCATGTGAGTTTGTGATTGGCTGGGAGACTCGCTCGGCTTGTGCAGTGAAACAGCGTGAGGTGGAGATGGTGAATGGGACGATCCAGGTTCCAGACACTGGAGCCAGCATCAGTCTGGGAGCACTCTACTTCAG CCACCATCAAGCATCTGGAGACATCCGACCCAACGGTGACCGCTACATCTACCACATCCAGTTGTCTGGCCTCAAAAACAACTCCCTGCCCAAATGTGTTGGTGCCAACATCTGCCAGGTCAAGCTCAATGGACCCACCAGACGCAAGATAGGCTCCTCTGACAGAGCAAAGTACTACATTAAAG GAGGAAACCTGGATGTGATAGTGCCCTCTGACTCAGAGTGCGGCCGGGAGAAGACCAAAATGGTTTCATCCACCATCATGTTCCACTGTAACCCGTCAGCAGGCGTCGGCATCCCAGAGTTTATGCTGGAGACCGATGAATGCCAGTATCTGTTTGTGTGGCACAcaaatgctgtgtgtgttttaac AACTGTTGATTCAGAGTCATCTGATGACGGCATTGAGGCTCCAGCTCTGTCTAGGCGGAGCCAGGCGGTGGGGGGCGTTCTGAGCCTCCTGTTGGTgggtctgactgtctgtctgctggGGCTTTTGCTCcacaagagagagaggag GGAACTGGTGATACAGAAAGTTGCTGGTTGTTGTAGAAGAGGAAACCAGGTCTCTTATAAATATTCCAAG GTCAACATGGATGAAGAAGGTggtgaagaagagatggagtGGCTCATGGAGGAGCTCGAAGCCCCTCCCATATCCTCATCCTCCCAGCACAGCAGGGGTAACCATGGCAATGGTCATATCAAGACCAAGCTGGTGAATACAGACGGTCTGCGCTCATTCTCGCTGGACGAGCAGGAGGACGACAGCGAGGACGAGGTGCTCAGCGTCCCGGGGGTACGAGTGGTCAAATCATCCGGACTCTCCAGACACTCTGCGGCGCATCGTAGCGCATTCCTTCAG GAGGAGAGCGACGAAGACCTGGTCGGACTCCTGGACGAGTcagacaggaagaggaagagcagcaAACCTCGCTCTTCAGGCCTTAACCACGGTAACAACTCCGAAGCCAACAGGAAACGGGACGAGGACGACAGTGACGAGGATCTCCTCAGGGTGTGA